TCAACGCCTGCTATTCTTGCCATCTCATACTCCTTTCTTATCCTTGTCTTTGTTTATGTTTTGGATTTTCGCAAATTACTCTGACTACTCCTTTTCTTTTAATTATTTTGCACTTTGAACAAATCTTTTTTACTGAGGCTCTAACTTTCAATTTACACCTCCTATTTAAATC
Above is a genomic segment from Thermodesulfovibrio aggregans containing:
- the rpmJ gene encoding 50S ribosomal protein L36, with the translated sequence MKVRASVKKICSKCKIIKRKGVVRVICENPKHKQRQG